In Rhipicephalus sanguineus isolate Rsan-2018 chromosome 1, BIME_Rsan_1.4, whole genome shotgun sequence, the DNA window AGCACTTGCGTCGTCGGAGTAGCCGTTCCATGGGTCAGTCGGCAGACGGGAACTCTTCGCCAAAGGCTCAGGGGTCGCAACGCGACACCTTGAATCGATGAGGCGTCGTTCGGAAGATCCcgctgggtttcggcaccatgtggtggacctcaaggtccgccggctaccagactgtcgtttagaagaatagacggcacgtccgaacgaacactttaatggaacatgaagaagaaaagatggcttggtgccctcgagcgagcggcagctcgtgaaGAGGAATCACGATGATGATTAACGGCGTCTGCTAGGCTGATGAAGACGAATTTCCAACAATGTTTAATCTGTTTTTGGCTTTATTTACGAGGGGgatagaaggagggaaaggaaaagGAGAGGAGCTTGGAGGGAAGAGGAAAGTAAAAGACAGAATAGGAGATCGATCATCGCGGAACTAGGCAGACGTAGCGGCAGAGCTGCCCGAAGCAGTGCCAAACATTCCGCCGCACGTCATAAATGGCAAAGAAGGGTCCCATACCAAAGCAGCCATAGACTGCACGGAGGGCCACATCATGCTCAATAGATCCATAGTGACTTTCGGAGAGAACCGCCATGGAATGCTGAGGTACAAGTGCAGGCTCGCTTTTATGGAGATGTACAGACGCATAATTTGATGGCGTGTGCAaacatgaagaagacgacgaagtggtGTTTTCTATAGCGAGATCTCTCTCGCGCTTCAGTGCACGTGCAGGGCGGCCCCCGATCGCGGAGCGAGTAACGCCGTTTGAAGAGAGTCGTATACCATGCATCTGGTTTTCATTCGAAGCGCGGGTACTTTATGGTTGCTAGTGTAAGTAATGGGTAAATTGGCAAATAAAAGTGTGTGCTTCCTGAATGAaatattattttttgctgaataCTGATGTCAGAATCTCTCACAAAATTTGTCGGTGCGTTCAAGTTCTGTGCGTAAAACCAGCGTCACAAAAGTGTATTTGTATGATAAAATTCGGCTATCTTAAACACTTGCAGTGTTTTACATTATGACAGTGAGCAAACGTAATTGTATGGAGAATGGAATTTCAAGTAGCGATACATTGAGTAACGACATAGACAACGAGTATCCCCTCCCTCTTTCTTCCGCCACCTTTATGTAAGACGCTTTATTGTTAGCATGCTTCTTGTATAGTTGTTTTGTAGTGTAAAATGCGCCACTGCAGTTCGCGTAACCTTGCGTCTAGCTTTTCTATAAATTATAGGGCTACTGACGCAAGTTATTAGTATTTATAGTGTCTAAGCCCCTGTATAGGCCTATATGTCGCTTGCGTGTATTGGTTGAATGCACTTTTCTTTGTGGGTGCATCATCTATAGTTCTCTTTGAGTGGGAAGGCAATGGTTGTGAGCGGATGCTTATATTTTTTCTTAGAATATAAGCTACTGTATATAGATGGAGCCATCTGGCGACTCATACCCACCCTCACTTCCTCTCCCAccccgttgctatactatactatgcatggctatgatatgataggagctgcatggcacctatacccgctttctgtggcctcctcctttcttcctcttcacccttacatcactcatacccacccttacttccctctcccacccccttgctatactatactgtgcatGGCTGTGATACGATAGGAGCTGCATGGCACGTATACCCGCTTTCTAtggcctcctcctcctttcttcctcttcacgCTTACAGCACTCATACCCACCCTCACTTCAATctgccacccccttgctatactatactatgcatggctatgatgcgataggagctgcatggcacccatacccgctttctgtggcctcctcctttcttcctcctcacccttacatcattcatacccaccctcacttccctctcccttcccccttgctatactatactatgcatggctatgatatgATAGGAGCTGCATGGGacctatacccgctttctgtggcttcctcctttcttcctcttcacccttacatcactcatacccaccctcacttccctctccctcccccttcctatactatactgTGCATGGCTGTGATACGATAGGAGCTGCATGGCAcgtatacccgctttctgtggcctcctcctcctttcttcctcttcacccttacatcactcatcccaccctcacttccctctcccgccccttgctatactatactatgaatGGCTATGATATGATAGGAGCTGCATGGCACCCATACCCGCTTTCTATGgcctcctcctttcttcctcttcacccttacatcactcatacccaccctcacttccctctcccgcccccttgctatactatactatgcatggctatgatacgataggagctgcatggcacctatacccgctttctgtggcctcctcctttcttcctcttcacccttacatcactcatacccaccctcacttccctctcccacccccttgctatactatactatgcatggctatgatacgataggagctgcatggcacctacacgcgctttctgtggcctcctcctttcttcctcttcacccttacatcactcatacccaccctcacttccctctcccacccccttgctatactatactatgcatggctatgatatgATAGGACCTGCATGGCACCTATAGCCGCTTTCTATGgcctcctcctttcttcctcttcacccttacatcactcatCCCACCCTCACTTACctctcccgcccccttgctatactatactatgcatggctatgatatgATAGGAGCTGCATGGCACCTATACCCGCTTCTGGGGCGCGtacccgttttctttttttccagtgcACGGATTACACCTAACGCCCTGCTTAAGCAGTCCCGCTGTTAATAGATCTTTATGCGCTTGATCCAAGCATAAGTTATCCAACGTGAACAGTATACCTGAGCAACACGGGCTTGTTTGTAAATTGCGATAGCAGAGCCGTAAAGTGTCTCCCTCGAGCGCAAGGAGTACAAAGGCATAAAAACGAACTTTGTCCCTTTATTCGACCACGCACGTGTCCTCTACGTATTATGTTTAATCTGTTTTGGTTTTATTTAGGAGGGGGAtggaaggagggaaaggaaaagGAGAGGAGCTTAGAAGGAAAAGTAAAAGACAGAATAGGAGATCGATCATCGCGTAACTAGGCAGACGTAGCGGCAGAGTTGCCACGAAGCAGTACCAAACATTCCGCCGCACGTCATAAATGGCAAAGGAGGGTCCCATACCAAAACAGCCATAGATTGCACGGAGGGCCACATCATGCTCAATAGATCCATAGTGAATCTCGGAGAGAACCCCCATGGAATGGTTAGGTACAAGTGCAGGCTCGCTTTTATGGTGATGTACAGACGCATAATTTGATGGTGTGTGCAActgtgaagaagacgacgaagtgggGTTTTCTATCGCGAGATCTCTCTCGCGCTTCAGTGCACGTGCCGGGCGGCCCCCGATCGCCGAGCGAGTAACGCCGTTTGAAGAGAATCGTATACCATGCATCTGGTTTTCATTCGAAGCGCGGGTACTTTATGGTTGCTGGCGTAAGTACTAGGTAAATTGGCAAATAAAAGTGTGTGCTTCCTGAATGAAATATTATTTTTTGCTGAGTACTGATGTCAGAATCTCTCACAAAATTTGTCGGTGCGTTCAAGTTCTGTGCGTAAAACCAGCGTCACAAAAGTGTATTTGTATGATAAAATGCGGCTATCTTAAACACTTGCAGTGTTTTACACTATGACAATGAGCAAACGTAATTGTATGGAGAATGGAATTTCAAGTAGCGAAACATTGAGTAACGACATAGACAACGAGTATCCCCTCCCTCTTTCTTCCGCCACCTTTATGTAATacgctttattaaatgcgaagcatttcttagcgaacctcaggcactttggccgtttctatctatctatctctctatctatctatctatctatctatctatctctatctatctatctatctagccgcctacgtctgggcgctctcccaaTCGTCTCCATgccttgtaatataccaaaattggcatagcaggggatcagtgtctGACGAACACTATTCATTGGTTAtagcatgaataacgcaaaatacctgtcgcgtacgtcatcaaactctttctctcagtcacgtgtggcacatacccgtataccagagttcatgttaagcgggtatgtgccacaggtgatacacagtctcaaccaacacagtaaccccgaacacacacattgacatgcaagaaaagtgataataatactaatagtggttttatgtcccaaaaccgcgatatgattaggACATACGCCGTAGCGATGGGCTGcggcaattttgaccatctggtattcttcaaCGTATACCGTGATCGCATCTAGCATATAGCATATTGCCTCCAACGAAAttccaccgccgcggccgggatcgaacccgcgaccttcgggtcagcagccgagcaccgtaaccgctacaccaccgaggcggaggcaaggaaagggaggaagctgaagacagaacacccctggaagacgctcaactaccatccactcgtccatgtaGTGCGCAACGTGGAccccgtggattacgcaaaaaccggggttaatacttcctacaataaatctgctgagagagacaggcctctcatcattaccggtgacttcaacattgatttatgaagacccaacaGCGCCTGTTACTTATACTTGGTAAAAGACGGCTTAGATGTGGACAGgaaatcaaaagacctcgctgccatgtccacgacaggaggcatcatagatcattgcaacgtaagaggaatccaggatttccaccagctgtactgcacCTCGCACGTctctacacttagacccctcgtaaccgcgatcacgagcggatcctattaacaagtccggcccagctgctgatgctcactgatcacggtgatgatgtccttgttcaagaaatgTCACGAACCCCTTCTACAAATACaaacgtgttcgtgaaacgtgcgcgcgttcttcgtcataaaggacaagtataagcataacaactgtaacgaaactgtaacaactgcaactgtgactgtaacgtacgtggagCGCGACTGCGCGTGCCACCCGGCTGTGTATATATCGAGGGAAacattcctgaatgaagcttagttgcgagtaacgcctgtcctgtgcatctgtgtttcttctttgtccaGTTCGGCTTCGCGCTATTCAGTAttaaagaatataagcactacatatcatcataccgcgtctggtgttgacaacacccatgtttctgttggcatcgttactcaactgtaaacaactggttatatgatacatatacgactcttcaacatacgagtgtgcatataccacttcgatgtttctctagcgtcatttcgttaTGTTTTGCCCGTTGTGAAAATTTGTTTtgctccttgctacactatactatgcatggctatgatactataggagctgcatggcacctatacccgctttctgtggcgcctacccgttttctttttttccagtgcACGGATTACACCTTACGCCCTGCTTAAGCAGTCCCGCTGTTAATAGATCTTTATGCGCTTGATCCAAGCATAAGTTATCCAACGTGAACGGTATACCTGAGCAACACGGGCTTGTTTTGTCAAGTGCGGTAGCAGAGCCGTAAAGTGTGTCCCACGAGCGCAAGGGGTACAAAGGCATAAAAACGAACTTTGTCCCTTTATTCGACCACGCACGTGTCCTCTACGTATTAGGTTTTATCTGTTTTTGGTTTTATTTAGGAGGGGgatagaaggagggaaaggaaaagCAGAGGAGCTTAGAAGGAAGAGGGAAGTAAAAGACAGAATAGGAGATCGATCATCGCGGAACTAGGCAGACGTAGCGGCAGAGTTGCCACGAAGCAGTACCAAACATTCCGCCGCACGTCATAAATGGCAAAGAAGGGTCCCATACCAAAACAGCCATAGAATGCACGGAGGGCCACATCATGCTCAATAGATccgtttagaaaaagtttatttcaccacaggaCATCCATAGTAAATCTCGGAGAGAACCCCCATGGAATGGTGAGGTACAAGTGCAGGCTCGCTTTTATGGAGATGTACAGACGCATAATTTGATGGTGTGTGCAActgtgaagaagacgacgaagtgggGTTTTCTATCGCGAGATCTCTCTTGCGCTTCAGTGCACGTTCCGGGCGGCTCCCGATCGCCGAGCGAGTAACGCCGTTTGAAGAGAATCGTATACCATGCATCTGGTTTTCATTCGAAGCGCGGGTACTTTATGGTTGCTGGCGTAAGTACTAGGTAAATTGGCAAATAAAAGTGTGTGCTTCCTGAATAAAATATTATTTTTTGCTGAGTAGTGATGTCAGAATCTCTCACAAAATTTGTCGGTGCGTTCAAGTTCTGTGCGTAAAACCAGCGTCACAAAAGTGTATTTGTATGGTAAAATTCGGCTATCTTAAACACTTGCAGTGTTTCACATTATGACAATAAGCAAACGTAATTGTATGGAGAATGGAATTTCAAGCAGCGAAACATTGAGTAACGACATATACAACGAGTATCCCCTCCCTCTTTCTTCCGCCACCTTTATTTAAGACGCTTTATCGTTAGAATGCTTCTTGTATAGTTGTTTTGTAGTGTAAAATGCGCCACTGCAGTTCGCGTAACCTTGGCGTCTAGCTTCTCCATAAATTATAGGGCTACTGACGCAAGTTATTAGTATTTATAGTGTCTAAGCCCCTGTATAGGCCTATATGTTGCTTGCGTGTATTGGTTGAATGTGTTTGGGGTATGGcgtcgagaagccgttgaagaactcgataccgtcgaggtgattaaaagagggctttatttgacactgagtgagGCCATTCAGTCCCTGCTAGTAGTCCTATGTCCCCGTTTCctctcgtgctcactggtacttctttgtcctcttctgtcggctcgctggtggtcgcgatggaaacaacattcccggccgcgcaaaTGAAGTTAATTACAGAGATTTAGCGGGTATAGCTTTTGTATGGGCCTTGTCACGGTCAGACCTCCCTGCTGTTTAACCTTGCACGAACGGACATGCCCATCTGAACTTCTGAAAAACCTGAAGGATTCTTGCAAGCTTCCATAGTTGTCTAGGTGACGCCTCGGAATGTACGATAACGGTTTCACCTTCCTTTAAGTCCGTGGCTCGTTGATTGCCTGCGTAATGTGCAGACCTGAGCTGCAGCAAATATTCTTTCCGTCATCGCTTCCAAAAATTCTCGGTTAGAAGCCTTCTGTAGGCATGTCGACGAATGACATCCGATCGTCTCGAGTTGGCGTCAACGTCGACCGTGTCATATGGCATAGCAGTTAGTCGACGTCCAAGCAGTAGATCGGCTGGAGTCAAAGTGCACGGTTCCGTTTCGTCTGTCTGGACAAAGGTTAGAGGCTTAGAGTTGATTACTGCTTCGACTTCTGTCAGCACTGTCATAATTTCTTCAAAGTTGAGGCATGCTCTCCCGAGAATCTTACGCAGCGAAGTCTTCACCGATCTTATCAgtcgctcccaccatccaccccaccatggtgcattGGGCACTATAAACTTCCAGGTAATGCCGTTGACGGTGAGATGGTTCGCGACGTCCTCTTCTTTGAAGATGTGACATAGGCGCTTTAAATCCGCTGACGTCTTTTGAAAGGTCCTCGCGTTGTCCGAATAGATAACGCGGGGCAGTCCCCTCCGGCTGACAAACCGTCgcaagcataatatgaatgtttcAGCTGTTATGTTGGAGACGAGCTCAAGGTGAATTGCTCGCGAAACAGCACAGGTGAAAAGTGCTACGTTGCATTTTGCGTCGCCGTCTTGCGTGCGTGCTAAGAGCGGGCCTGCGAAATCTACACCAACAACCTCGAAAGGGTTTGTTGGCTCTATCCGGTGACTTGGTAAAGGCGCTGTTGGAGCACTTCCTGGTCTGGCGGCGAATCGTTTGCACACGTTGCAACTGCGTATAACTTTTTTCACCAAGACACGCCCGCGACAAATCCAGTAGTGCTCTCTGAGCTGGGTGAACGTCTCTCGTGCACCGTTGTGTAGGACTTGCTGATGTGCTCTGATGACAACCAGAGCGGAGTAATGATGCTTTGCTGGGAGAAGTATTGGATGCTTGACTGTTAGCGGTGACTTCAGGAGCGACAAGCGTCCACCGACTCTGAGAATTACGTCAGCATCTATAAACGGGCGAAGGTTAGCAATGCAGGACATGGGTTCCAGCGTCCGTCCGCGTGTTAGGCAGTTCACTTCTGCATGAAATTCTTGGTTTTGGACGTGTTTAACCGAGTAGTGCTCGGACCGCAGGACTTCTGTCGCAGTCAGGTGGCTAGTTTCTTCTGTTTTGTGTCGGCAGCGGTCTGTAAATCGAAACACCCAAGCTGTGATTCGCAGCAAGTGCTGAAGCTTGCTGAAACGCTCAATGTTTATAATTGGAATAAGTCTCTCCGTTGCCGTCACTACTTGAACAGCTGCTATCTcgcttctggcagcttcatccatGTCCGGTGAAATGAGAGGTTGGAGAGGCcacttctccactgaaccgtgcaGCCAGTCAGGACCATGCCACCACACTGAGCTGGATCTAACTTTGTCTAACGTCACACCTCTCGTTAGTAAATCAGACGGATTCTCCAATCCTGGGCAATATCTCCATCGGGATGGTTTTGTTCTGCACTTGATGTCCGTGATACGATTAGCAATGAATTGCTTCCACCTCGTGCAGTCTCCTCGTATCCATGACAGTACAATCGTGGAGTCGGTCCACATAGTGTACTCAATATGAATGTCGTTGAGTGCACTGCTCACGTATGTCAGCAGTTTAGCGCCAACCAGTGCGCCCAAAAGCTCCAGGCGTGGTAGCGTCGCTTTCCTAATGGAAGCCACACGTGCCTTGGAGATCAGCAAGATGGGTCGTTCGGCCATGGTAGTAACGGCGTATATTACGGCTCCGTACGCTGCTGGGCTGGCGTCGCAGTAGTCATGCGGGTGCATTTCACTTGGAACCTTCCTCCTTCCGCCCAGATAGCGAGGAATCGATATTTCCTGCAGTTGTGGAAGCTGCCGTACTAGGTTTTGCCATTCGTCTCGTAGGTCATCAGGTAGTTGGTCATCCCAGCTTATTCCAGGTGTCCACAGTTTTTGGAATAGTATCCGTATGGCAATGGCCAACCATTCCGAGTGGGTCAAATATTCTCGACGTCGCCTGTAAGACGAACCGTTTAGTGTCAAGTTTCTCTTTCATAAAGTCTAGCAGTCGGTCGACCGAGAAACTGAACTCGTCCTTAACGGGATTCCAAGCAACGCCAAGAACTTTAACAGATTGCTCATGAAGCACTACCAGTTCTTGACTGGCAGACTCCTTCTGTCGTTCCAGTGCAACCATTAGGTTAGGTGAGTTCCTGGTCCATTTGCGTAGGACCATTCCCGCTGCTTTCATGATTTGTTGCGCTCCACGACAAAATTCTTCAGCTTCGTCTTCCGTGTCGGCGCCCGTAACCAGGTCATCTACGTAAAAGGACTCGGCCAGTCTTGTTGCTGTTTTCTCTTTGACACCTTGCGTTCTCCTCACATGGTGAAGGATGTTCGCCGTGAGGAGGAATGGGCTGCATGTAGCTCCAAAGGGTACACGAGTCATCCTCCATTCTTGGAGCTGACTACCCATTAAGTCACCTTCGGCAAACCACAGGAACCGATATGCGTCTCTGTCTTGTTTCCGTATGGATATTTGTAGGAATGCCTTCTCTATGTCAGCGATTACCGCTATAGGATGTGTCCTGAAACGCAGAAGTATCTTCCCAAGGTCTTGGTAGAGGTTGTCTCCCTTTTCAAGGCACTCATTGAGAGACTTGCATCCCTTGTCATGAGATGATGCGTCGAAAACCACCCGTACTTTCGTAGTCAACGCCTGCTCTCTGATGACTTCCTTGTGTGGCATGTAGTACAACTTGTCTGGCTCCGGAGGAACGTCATCAACAATTTCGGCGTGTCCCGCTCGCACGTACTCGCGTATGGTATCGTCGTATGTCTGTAATAATCCCTTTTGCTTCGCTAGACGAGTAAGCAGCTTATGGAGCCTTGTCACAGCAACTTGCTTGTTGTCGGAAAGCTCGCCTCCCTCCTTCCAAGGTAGCGCCACTTCATACCTTCCGTCGCAGTATGTTATGGTGCTTTCGAAGTGTTGCATGACCTTGCTGACTTCATTAGGTCTTTCAACTGAGTCGGATATGCCAAGGTGCttgctgtgtcggcggctggtggtcccgacgaGGGCAGCAGACGAAGACGACCggctcgacgaacgcggccggcggggacgccgtccagccccgaacacgcgggttggcgcgaagcgccgaagaaaagaagtacgaccgctcacaacgagtactgctcacacactcattttatttacaagtgcgcctgtagaataacgacaccagagcggcgccccctggcatcttacaaggcattctcaaaaccgaaaccgaaacacaacacaaCAGTGCTCCAGTTCCCAGAACGTCCGTAGAAACTCATCTGACTCGACTACTTGAGTCTTCAAGGCGCAAACCATCATTTTCGCTGTGGCACACTGTGATGTCAAGAAGGTAGTGCGTCCTTGAAACGTCCAACCAAGCTTGGAGTTCATGGCAATCAGTGAATCATTGTCCTCACACCGTAGGACTTCACCGGTCAGAACTCTCCACATTTGATCAGAGCCGATCAGCACGCTGATTCCACTTTGTGTGATCCCTGATGCGTGTGCGAGTTCATCGGCTACGTCCCTTCCCAATTTCTTAAAAGAAGCGACGAATGAGACTTCCATTCTTGTTTCGTCGATGTCTTGGCAGATGTGCGGAATCTCAATGGCACTTAGCGAAACCTCCATGTCAGAAAATTGACTTCGTAAGCGAAGCTCCACTATTCGTCGATTTTCGGCCGCCTGGTTTGAGGCACTGGCGAAGGTGTTGAGAGCCATGTTTATGGATCCGAGGCATTTTAAGCCCAAGTGTCGTGACAACTCCTCGGTGACAAAGGTACGCTGACTGCCACCGTCGAATACACCTCGCACGTAGCGGCAGTTGTGATCGCTTACCGCCCAGGCTCTGAACGTTTGGAGGAAGACGCACGCATTGTATCCATCGCTGCTTCGCCGTCGTCTCCCTAGTGATGAGCAAACTGTCGCACTTGCACGGTGAGTCCGGGCGGCTTGGTGCGAGTCCTGCGGAATCCTGTCTGGGTCACACATACTCGAGGCATGTCGGCCTTTGCACTTCGAACACGAGATCCTCCGCTTGCAGTCGCGTGCCATGTGGCCTTTCGTGGTACATCGGAAGACCTTTTGTCACTCGACAGCACTTGCTTCTTTTGCGTCAGGGACATGTCGGTAGAACACGCTTCCGTGGAGTGCTGCTTGGATGAACAGAACGCACACATCTCGTTGTAGTGCTGATAATCACGAGTCGATTTCGTATGGAGAACAGATGACGTAGGTTGCTTCCAAGGCCGACTACGGGCTGGCTGGGTCGCCACATGTTAAGCCCCGCTGTCTCGTCCGCTGCTATCCTTATAGTCGCTTTTTTCCAAACTCTCCAGTTCGACCGAAAGGAGCTTCAGGAGACCGTCCAGCCCTACGTTGTCCACGGCATTGTTCTCAGCTTGTGCGGCACAGGTACGGTGATACAGTACCACGACGTCTCGGGGTAATGCCCTAAGTATGaccccaagcaacgctggccgactgccgacgtttggctgatcactggcaaatagccggcagccgacttcactggccaccagacatccgaaaagggtcggccggaggtacgctgccagctacgtcggcactagattggctgcacgattcgcgccaccgtcggtggccgagtgaacgccgagcgcgccaaacgcttgtcggggcgacaagtcggcaacacgtcgtgccggccttggttgccggcagaggattcgaacagcgtgtattattttagggcggcataaaatacactgcaggaagtgtaaacaactcctacagtgtgattttttaaacattacaaaaatcacctgtgacacacaacatatatatatgtacttgtggtccttgagctgattacaccaagtggtagagattatttgtgcgaacaatccaaatacattattgactaaacaaaaataatagcgagccattacattcgtgcatggtttctccaggcgtgcgtatctacttttaaagattttttcgagaccatcattcgccaagtgggcttttgtcgttgttcgatgcttaaaactgattcttacaaaaataaacgtgactgaagcaacagtgaacttctgcctaaaatttgatggcataaatattaaatcgtaagatttcattccaattattgcaaactcagtggctacagttagtcagttgcaataggtaagtcagtgtaattttaaggtcattaatgaactttatttagataggcgattatttattttgctttttcatgcaagtaatttcacccgcttgcattaaaccgagctcacataatacatttatgtcatttctgaactaaaacggccattaaaaaccattctgtataatctaaaagaagcatcgtctgtatacagacatgaagcatgaaaatttttgcgtgctgcccgagcatcgctgcacacccaaacagtctgtggatagagatACGCAGTGTTtagttctaacagctagtcctttattatgtaatttgcgcaatgtaatgagtaaaagttcttatctttcgctgacggataagtcaggcaagcggaaataccatatatgctatgtgaaaaaaactcatcaaaaggcgtggccgcaatgtaagattttagtaccaatacacgaacaagaaatattctttcaagtttgttagaacgaacacatagcaatggcaatccactgaagactcgtgctgtgaaaaataaaacgcaggaggcggaaaagtgcgggaaagaagagggtcagaaggaaccgcgctgctctacagtatagagcgtggagtgaaaagcccatttaaaaaaagaagcaaaaaaacatgcgctacggCGGCCCGCGCCCCGGCAGGTCCcgcggtggggagagggaaacttctttttttctgctgttctgcggttttctttctcagcgtggagccgcctcctctttcgaagaagccgcacatctgcaggcccgccgtcagtgcccagcagtgctttttgccgccaagataagaaaatgggacacgtcgtccgaaacagcaccgctaaagacttgcgtttgtcaaaatttacgcgtgtacgtctaggtggcaacaaattttcaattaagttaaagcgaatttatcttttttttattgtgcaatgtagttacacctttacctcccacagataataagctctggctgaaaccagggaactatacagttacgacgggtatattccccgatatgcctatttgaaaagtttctgttatcccatcactttgtcagaggtc includes these proteins:
- the LOC119382270 gene encoding uncharacterized protein LOC119382270, with protein sequence MAERPILLISKARVASIRKATLPRLELLGALVGAKLLTYVSSALNDIHIEYTMWTDSTIVLSWIRGDCTRWKQFIANRITDIKCRTKPSRWRYCPGLENPSDLLTRGVTLDKVRSSSVWWHGPDWLHGSVEKWPLQPLISPDMDEAARSEIAAVQVVTATERLIPIINIERFSKLQHLLRITAWVFRFTDRCRHKTEETSHLTATEVLRSEHYSVKHVQNQEFHAEVNCLTRGRTLEPMSCIANLRPFIDADVILRVGGRLSLLKSPLTVKHPILLPAKHHYSALVVIRAHQQVLHNGARETFTQLREHYWICRGRVLVKKVIRSCNVCKRFAARPGSAPTAPLPSHRIEPTNPFEVVGVDFAGPLLARTQDGDAKCNVALFTCAVSRAIHLELVSNITAETFILCLRRFVSRRGLPRVIYSDNARTFQKTSADLKRLCHIFKEEDVANHLTVNGITWKFIVPNAPWWGGWWERLIRSVKTSLRKILGRACLNFEEIMTVLTEVEAVINSKPLTFVQTDETEPCTLTPADLLLGRRLTAMPYDTVDVDANSRRSDVIRRHAYRRLLTENFWKR
- the LOC119382279 gene encoding uncharacterized protein LOC119382279, with the translated sequence MQHFESTITYCDGRYEVALPWKEGGELSDNKQVAVTRLHKLLTRLAKQKGLLQTYDDTIREYVRAGHAEIVDDVPPEPDKLYYMPHKEVIREQALTTKVRVVFDASSHDKGCKSLNECLEKGDNLYQDLGKILLRFRTHPIAVIADIEKAFLQISIRKQDRDAYRFLWFAEGDLMGSQLQEWRMTRVPFGATCSPFLLTANILHHVRRTQGVKEKTATRLAESFYVDDLVTGADTEDEAEEFCRGAQQIMKAAGMVLRKWTRNSPNLMVALERQKESASQELVVLHEQSVKVLGVAWNPVKDEFSFSVDRLLDFMKEKLDTKRFVLQATSRIFDPLGMVGHCHTDTIPKTVDTWNKLG